In Pleurocapsa sp. PCC 7319, the following are encoded in one genomic region:
- a CDS encoding ABC transporter substrate-binding protein, whose amino-acid sequence MLVVFKRKLSKNIHKFKYQNFAKILIICGLLCLLLLSGCSGKKQIAQQEVTKITFWHGINPPENRDIFQALVSKFNQENPDIKVEALYIGQPDAQLPKIFASVVSGQPPDILWFVAQITGKLDQLGALLPLENWLNNSRIKSEINPAMFDSMELNKHILSVPFATNNAAVFYRPSLFDQAGINNTPRNWSELRATAKQLTQDTNNDDRLDQHGIFLSLGKSEWTVFTWLPFIYSAGGDLLQGERPNLVNPGAIAALQLGADLVKDGVAILSPPERGYEIDNFVAGKAAMQITGPWTLAQLKATDIDYDVFPIPVAEKPAAVIGGENLFVFKTNPKREQASLRFLEYVLSEEFQTTWALKTGYLPVNLKSQQSKEYQKFVAENPVVKVFLEQMKWARSRPIIPQYTRLSENLGRAIEASLLGKQSPEEALKRSQQRLELVFGQ is encoded by the coding sequence ATGTTGGTAGTTTTTAAGCGTAAATTATCGAAAAATATTCATAAATTCAAATATCAAAATTTTGCCAAAATTCTCATAATTTGTGGTCTATTATGTCTCTTATTACTCAGTGGATGTAGCGGCAAGAAGCAAATTGCTCAACAAGAAGTAACTAAGATAACTTTTTGGCATGGTATCAATCCCCCCGAAAATCGTGATATTTTTCAAGCATTAGTTTCCAAGTTTAACCAAGAAAATCCTGATATTAAAGTAGAGGCGTTATACATCGGTCAACCTGATGCTCAACTGCCGAAGATATTTGCTTCTGTAGTTAGTGGTCAACCACCAGATATTCTTTGGTTTGTGGCTCAGATTACAGGAAAACTAGATCAGCTTGGGGCATTACTCCCTTTAGAAAATTGGTTAAATAATTCAAGGATTAAATCGGAAATTAATCCCGCAATGTTTGACTCTATGGAGTTAAACAAACATATTTTATCCGTTCCTTTTGCTACCAACAATGCTGCGGTATTTTATCGCCCCAGCTTATTTGACCAAGCAGGAATCAATAATACTCCTCGTAATTGGTCAGAATTACGTGCTACTGCCAAACAACTAACTCAGGATACTAATAACGACGATCGCTTGGATCAACATGGAATTTTTCTGTCTCTAGGTAAAAGTGAATGGACAGTATTTACCTGGCTACCTTTTATTTACAGTGCTGGTGGAGATTTATTACAGGGAGAGCGACCTAATTTGGTTAACCCAGGAGCGATCGCCGCTTTACAACTAGGAGCCGATTTAGTCAAAGATGGAGTAGCGATCTTATCCCCTCCAGAAAGAGGTTACGAAATTGATAATTTTGTAGCGGGCAAAGCAGCTATGCAGATTACAGGACCTTGGACCTTGGCTCAATTAAAAGCAACGGATATCGATTATGATGTTTTTCCCATTCCTGTTGCCGAAAAACCAGCTGCGGTAATTGGTGGCGAAAATCTGTTTGTGTTTAAAACTAACCCTAAAAGAGAACAAGCTAGTTTACGATTCTTAGAATATGTCCTTAGTGAAGAATTCCAAACTACTTGGGCATTAAAGACGGGGTATTTACCAGTTAATCTTAAATCTCAACAAAGCAAGGAGTATCAAAAATTTGTGGCTGAAAACCCAGTGGTAAAAGTCTTTTTAGAGCAAATGAAATGGGCGCGATCGCGTCCGATTATTCCCCAATACACAAGATTATCAGAAAACTTAGGTCGTGCCATTGAAGCCAGTTTATTAGGTAAGCAAAGTCCCGAAGAAGCGTTAAAGCGATCGCAGCAACGTTTAGAATTAGTCTTTGGACAATAA
- a CDS encoding Zn-ribbon-containing protein encodes MNSIHGLEMDVVEVRFKINSDQNKDKQLDLIHSLLGAYRMNGQILGREFVIFRQSEEYVTHVKLPDTDSLQDKHNNRYVNQSIEKLRNNIGLEQPIINKLGKDTDAASLCKCDAINGYILYTSYISLDSPLRCFDCFGTIPLYRIPKTYDEEYYDIICWQSDYQSCDQLQMNCKVGEQFAMNQMFKLDSALTKQGIEICRKIYEITQKSTYYYLYQGESRSIKSEQTRVCPSCQGEWLLAKNIHGIFDFRCKKCSLLSNISWDVR; translated from the coding sequence TTGAATAGCATACATGGATTAGAAATGGATGTTGTAGAGGTTAGGTTTAAAATTAACAGCGATCAAAATAAGGATAAACAGCTAGATCTTATTCACTCGTTGTTAGGTGCTTACAGAATGAATGGGCAAATTTTAGGTCGAGAATTTGTAATTTTCAGACAAAGCGAGGAATATGTGACTCATGTTAAATTGCCAGATACCGATTCTTTACAAGACAAACACAATAACAGATATGTTAATCAAAGTATTGAAAAACTACGTAATAATATTGGATTAGAGCAACCCATAATTAATAAATTGGGCAAAGATACCGACGCTGCATCATTATGTAAATGTGATGCAATCAATGGCTATATTTTATATACGTCTTATATATCGCTAGATTCTCCCCTACGGTGCTTTGATTGCTTTGGCACTATTCCTCTTTATCGAATACCCAAAACATACGATGAGGAATACTACGATATTATTTGTTGGCAAAGCGATTATCAATCATGCGATCAGTTGCAGATGAATTGCAAAGTAGGTGAACAATTTGCTATGAACCAAATGTTTAAACTTGATTCTGCGCTGACTAAACAGGGTATTGAGATATGTCGTAAAATTTATGAGATAACGCAAAAGTCTACTTACTATTATCTATATCAAGGTGAAAGCAGAAGCATAAAGTCTGAACAGACAAGAGTTTGTCCTTCCTGTCAGGGAGAATGGCTGTTAGCAAAAAATATTCACGGAATATTCGATTTCAGATGCAAAAAATGTTCATTACTATCTAATATATCCTGGGATGTTCGCTAA
- a CDS encoding ion transporter: protein MKRKGFRRKLYHILENKNYSNWFGKLDQILLSVLIFLDISSFILETSQQLNQQYYWVFKSVAIFSTIIFTLEYGLRLWLCTVEHRFRHPWWGRIRYALTPMALIDFISTFPFYLLLVFHNLAFLKTLRLLRLARILKIGRHSKSVRSLVRVVISKQEELLITFSIISFLLIIASSLMFFAEHDAQPDAFSSIPASMWWGVVTLTTVGYGDIYPVTIIGKLLGASLAFFGIGVFVLPAGIVASGFAEKLREGIEPEDQKYQKQELKLNEAELNGLSANKLEQQAKYQQIEVDAKLLKHCLQTAQIELGSIDPSKEAIDSWAMFLYLQAKQEAIDLSQLPN, encoded by the coding sequence ATGAAAAGAAAGGGATTTCGACGTAAACTTTACCATATTTTAGAAAACAAAAACTACAGTAACTGGTTTGGTAAACTAGACCAGATTTTATTATCTGTTTTAATTTTTCTCGACATCAGTTCATTTATTTTAGAGACATCACAACAGTTAAATCAGCAATATTACTGGGTCTTTAAAAGTGTAGCTATATTTTCAACGATAATTTTTACTCTAGAATATGGGTTGCGCTTATGGTTATGTACGGTAGAACATCGTTTTCGTCATCCATGGTGGGGTAGAATCCGCTATGCTCTGACTCCTATGGCACTGATTGACTTTATCTCCACCTTCCCTTTTTATCTGTTGTTAGTGTTTCACAACCTAGCGTTTTTGAAAACTCTGAGATTACTACGGTTGGCTAGAATACTCAAAATTGGCAGACATTCCAAGTCGGTACGTTCCTTAGTTAGAGTAGTGATTAGCAAACAAGAAGAATTACTCATTACTTTCTCGATCATTTCTTTTCTCTTAATTATTGCTTCTAGTTTGATGTTTTTTGCTGAACACGATGCCCAACCAGATGCTTTTTCGAGTATTCCTGCTTCGATGTGGTGGGGAGTAGTAACCTTAACTACTGTTGGCTACGGGGATATTTATCCCGTGACTATAATCGGTAAATTGTTGGGAGCAAGTTTGGCTTTTTTTGGTATTGGAGTCTTTGTACTTCCAGCAGGGATTGTGGCCTCAGGTTTTGCAGAGAAATTGCGAGAAGGAATAGAGCCAGAAGACCAAAAATATCAGAAGCAAGAACTAAAATTAAATGAGGCTGAGTTGAATGGTTTATCTGCCAACAAGCTAGAGCAACAAGCTAAATATCAGCAGATCGAAGTAGATGCTAAATTATTAAAACATTGTCTACAAACAGCTCAGATTGAACTTGGTTCAATTGATCCTAGTAAAGAAGCAATTGATTCTTGGGCAATGTTTCTTTACCTACAAGCAAAACAAGAAGCGATCGATTTATCTCAGTTGCCTAATTAA